The nucleotide window AATCAACAATGACCCATTAACGGTAAAGATTGATATCTTAAGTTCAAATGATTTATTTGCCATAATAAAAACGTGTAATACAGGCCGAACACAACTTCTGGCTAAGCGATAATTAGGAACAGTTTGGCCACCAGCAACGGCTACTTTATTATCAAATGACGATCCTTGTCGATATTACACATAGAAAACGGATGGTTATTTTTATTCATCTATCAGTAATACAATGACGACTTGATCCTGACTTAAAGTGTTTCAATGTTAAAAAGGTCGCACATCAAGATATCCAATCTAGATTTAGACTCCTTATGGTTAAATAACCGCCTTAAAGTTACGAACATTGTGAATGGTTATATCTAGCTTTCTACTTAACCATTCACATCAAGCGTAACGAAATAACATCAAAGCGTTTTGACGTTTAAGCCAAAATTATAACACTCTATTTTTCTAAAAACGGTTTGAGCCCCATCAAATAATTTCCTTTAAGTTGCACACACTTTCACCATATAAACACATTCAACAATACAACCCGATGAATTAAAAGGGTAAATTAATTCAAGCCTTTTCAGTATCTATCTATTTATCAACATGAAAAAGTGAACTTGTCTTGTTAACTACACGGCACACAAAACATTATCAAAATAGAAAAATTACAAACGAGGGAATTGTTAATGATTAGTATAAACAGAAGTCTCTTAGCAACCGCAGTGTTGTCTGTTCTATCAACCGGTGTAAACGCAAAGGTGTACCCGGACCAAATAGTGTTTGACCAACTTGGTGAAGATGTATGTCGCTCTGGTTATCGTCCTTTAGACCGCTATGAAGCCGAAGAGCAGAAGAGTGCTTTGGTCGCTCGTATGGGCACTTGGCAGATTACTGGGTTAAAAGGAAACTGGGTAATCATGGGGCCGGGTTATCATGGCGAAATTAAACAATCAAATAGCGGGTCGACGTTCTGTTATCCGAACAATGACCAATCTGAAATACCAAATTACTCTGCTAAAGCCGTCACAGAAGGCAGCGAGATAGACGTTGAATATGACTTAGTGAACAACCGCAATGATTTTGTACGCCCTCTTAGCTATCTAGCTCACAACCTAGGTTATGCATGGGTTGGCGGTAACAACAGTCAGTATGTTGGTGAGGACATGACGATTAAGCGCTCGGGTGACTCTTGGGTAATACAAGGCAACAACAGTGGCTCTTGTGATGGTTATCGCTGTAACGAAAAGACTAAAATCACCGTCGACAACTTCACCTACACCGTTAATGACAATAACTTTTGGCACGGCGATGTCGTCGAGTCCGATCGTGAACTGGTTAAAACGGTTTACGCAACCGCGAGAAACAGAAGCGACATCGCGCAACAAGTCGTTGTCGACCTAAAAGTCGATGAGTCTACAAATTGGTCGAAAACGAATAGCTACGGGTTCTCCGAAAGTGTTCAAACAGAGAATACATTCAAATGGCCTTTGGTTGGCGAGACTAAGCTAACGATTAAATTAGAAGCGAATCAGAGCTTCGCTGAAACCAATGGTAACTCCACGAGCGAGCAAGTCACACTTCAAGCTCGTCCTATGGTTCCAGCGAATTCAGAGCTTCCGATTCGAGTTGAGTTGTATCGTTCAACCATTTCTTATCCGTACCGATTCAACGCCGACATCAGTTACGATGTTGAGTTTAACGGCTTCCTACGTTGGGGTGGTAACGCATGGCACAGCCATCCAGACAACCGCCCTTACAAAGTTCACACCTTCACTATGGGCCGCAGCAGCAATGAATCAGCCGATATTCGCTACCAATGGGATCACCGATACATTCCAGGCGAAACGAAATGGTGGGACTGGGGCTGGGCTATCAAAGAAGCCGGTTTATCAAGCATGCAGTACGCGACTGGAGGAAGCTTACGCCCATTCCACTCCTACGTATCCGGTGATTTCAACGCTGAATCTCAATTTGCAGGCACCATTGAGATTGGCCAAGCGACACCAATTACTAACAGTGTTCGAAGCAAAAGAAGCGTTGATTCAGTCAACGAAACCACTGAGCGTATTGGCGATATCGAAGTTACCACCAACTTTAATGCAGATGAGTTGAGTGACTTAGGTTTTGAAGGTGCTGAGATGAACATTAGCGTTGTTGAATAACGCAGTGGCTCACATCTAACACACGATTTACCAGTAACAAAAAAGCCCACGGCAGTGTTTATATACAAACCTGACGTGGGCTTTCTTCTTTTTAATTCAATTGTGTAAAGCCTTTAGGACGACTCTCAATAACCTATACCCAAAACGATTCAAGTTATACTGGCTCTTCCATCAGAAGCTTAACACCCAGCCCCACCAGCACCATGCCCGTCACACCTTCCATCCATTTCATAAAACTCGCGTTCTTGAGCAAGTTTTTAGCGGAGTTAAGTGCCCCAGCCAAGCCGCATTGCCACACCATCGCAATCATAAAGTGGACCGAAGCCATCAACATAGATTGCAATAAAGGCGAACCTTCAGGGTTTACAAATTGAGGTAAAAAGGCCAAATAGAAAACCGCTGTTTTGGGGTTAAGAACGTTAGACAAGAAGCCTTCACGCAAAGAACGTTTTGCACTGTATGCTTGCTGAGCTTGTTCACCAACCTTCAAACCACCACCGTTTTTCATCAACGCTCGTAAACTGCTTAAGCCAAGCCAGATGAGGTAAACTGCACCTACCATCTTAACGGCTTGAAAGAGTTCAGCAGACTGGGCAAGAATTGCAGAAATACCCACAGCAGAGAAAAAGGCGTGTACATAAAGGCCGCTACAAATACCAAAGCTGGTCATTACACCGTCAGGTAAGCCCGAGCGGCTAGTGTTGCGAATCACCAAAGCCGTATCTAAGCCCGGCGTTAGCGTTAAAATAGTGATGGCAATTAGAAATGCCTCAAAGTTCAAAATATCCATATTATTGTCATTGTTGTTCAGCGATCTATCATCAATACCGCTTATCTGAACAATTCGCAAGCAACAATTGCCATCTGCTATACAAGTCACTGATTTTGTGCACAATGGAACAGTTTGATTTGTTAAGAAATAGTAAATTCTAGGCATCGTACTGCCTCATGCTTTTATCGCTATATCTTCAACTCCGAAGGTCAGCGTCATTAAAAAGCAGAGCCATAATCAAAGTACATGAGAGATGAACCTTAAAGCTGACGCTGTCCTAGGGATCATTTAAAGAAACCAAATTAAGAGTAGTCAAATGAGCGCATTCAAAAAACTAGTCGAGCACTCTCAAAAATGTTCACGCTTTCAACACCTAGCCTCTATTTGTGGTTGGGACCAAGCTTCAATGATGCCTGCTGGTGGTAACCAAGCTCGTAGTGAAGCGATGGCCGAGCTTTCGGTTCATATTCACGGGTTGATGACACAACCACAACTTGGTGATTGGATTGCAGACGCTGAAAACGAAGCGCTAAATGGCGAGCAACAATCGTCTCTGCGTGAAATTAAACGCCAATGGCAACAAGCTAACCTACTTCCAGAAAAACTGGTTGAAGCGAAATCTCTAGCGGGTTCAAAATGTGAACATGCATGGCGAAGCCAACGTGGTAACAACGACTGGGTTGGATTCGAAAAGAACTGGCGTGAAGTGGTTGAGCTATCTCGTGAAGAAGCGCAGATCCGCGCCGACGCAGCGAACCTAACGCCTTATGATGCGATGCTGGATATCTATGAACCGGGCACCAGCTCTGCTTCGCTTGATACCTTGTTTGCAGACGTTAAAACTTGGCTACCAAACCTGATTGACGAAGTGATCGAAAAACAGTCGAGCGAGCAATTTAATGCGCCATCTGGGATCTATTCGACCGAGAAACAGAAAGCACTTGGCTTAGAAGTCATGAAGCTACTTCAGTTCGACTTCGAACACGGCCGATTGGATGAAAGTGTTCACCCATTCTGTGGCGGCGTACCTTCAGACGTGCGCATCACAACCCGATACGACGAAGCGGAATTCGTTCAAAGCTTAATGGGTATTGTGCATGAAACAGGACACGCACGTTACGAACAAGGCTTACCAAAGCACCTAGCAGGCCAACCAGCGGGTGAAGCGCGCTCTATGGGCATCCACGAATCTCAATCTTTGTTCTTCGAGATGCAAGTCGGCCGCAGCGACCCATTCATTGGGCACTTAGCAAACTTGGCGGGTCAGCAATTCTCAGGCTCAGAGTTTGAGAAAGATAACTTCCAGAAGATCTACACTCGCGTGAAGAAAGACTTCATCCGTGTTGACGCTGATGAGCTTACCTACCCTGCACACGTTATCTTGCGCTACGAAATTGAACGTGACTTGATCAACGGTAAGATCAAACACACCGATGTGCCAGAACTATGGAATACCAAGATGCAGTCATACCTTGGTTTAAGCACTCAAGGCAACTTCACTAACGGCTGTATGCAAGATATCCACTGGACCGATAGCAAATGCACGGTGAATAACTACAGAGATGGATGCTTACAAGACATTCACTGGACTCAAGGCGCATTCGGTTACTTCCCGAGTTATACACTAGGGGCAATGTATGCGGCTCAGTTCATGACAGCAATGAAGAAGACTGTTGATGTTGATGGGGCTATTCGCTCCGGTGACTTGTCGCCAATCTTTAACTGGCTATCTGAGAAGATCTGGAGTAAAGGCAGTTTACTAACCACTGATGAATTAGTTAAACAAGCGACTGGTGAAACACTGAACGCGAACTACTTTAAAGAGCATTTAAAAAGTCGTTATCTATAAAATAAACACTTGGTGTACCCTATAACTTCATGGGTTGTGTAAATATGGCATTGCTAAAACAGCAACTCTACAACGTCACTATAACCAATAATAATCAACTCTAAGGCAACACAATGTCAGGCTACCTAACTAAAATTAAAACGAAGATTCCATACGCTAACAAAGAAGTAGATATCGACGTTAATGGTAAAACACTGATCTTGACAGGCGGCAACGGCTGCGGTAAGACTCAATTACTGAAACTTATTTATGAAAAGCTGAAAACCTCTGTTGTTGACCGTCAAAACTTCAACTTAACAGACGTAAAAAATAATTTGAGACACCATCAAAATCAACTTAATAGCATAGGACCTGCTCATCAAAGCTATCAGCACTTCTTAAAACAAGTCGAAATATATACTCAACAGATTGAGAACATATCAAACCCGCCAATAGAAGTTCGTAACCTTGAAGAGTTTGTTGTGAACTACCAAGAACTAAAAGCTCTTTTAGTTGAGTTCGAAGCGATGAGGGAATCTAAAATTATTAAGCCGTCGTCTGTATCAAGCATTAATAGTTTGAGAGAACAAGACAAAAAAATCATTCAACAACACCAACTGAATAAAACCAGTACCTCAACATTGTTTGAACAGTTCCTAGTCACTAACAAAGCCAATCAAGCATTTTCCGAATCTGAGAAAATCAACAACAATCCAGAAGAAGCTGCACGAATTGATAAATGGTTTAATAAGATTGAGAGTGATTTAAGGGACCTTTTTGAAGACCAAGATCTTCAATTAGTTTTCCAATCAGAATCGTTTTCGTTCGAGATCCATCAACCACGCAAAGAGCCTTATACATTTCAAACGTTGTCATCTGGCTTTTCATCCATTATGACAGTTTATGCAGATCTTATTACTAAAGTATCTTTGCGTTCAATAGACCCAGAAGAGTTAACGGGTGTGGTATTGATTGATGAAATTGACGCTCACCTTCATGTGTCTCTTCAAAAGAAAATACTATCGTTTCTAACAACTGCATTCCCTAAAGTTCAGTACATCGTAACAACTCATTCACCGTTCGTTGTTTCATCTGTTAATGATGCTGTAATTTATGACCTTTCCAATCTAGAGCAAGTAGAAGACCTGTCGATGTACTCTTACGAAGCAGTACTTGAAGGTTTATTTGGTGTACTTCCAATTTCTAGTTCACTTAAAAAAAGCATCGATGATCTTGCGAAGCTGTTAGAAAAACGTCCGTTTGACCCTGAAAAAGTTCAATCACTTTTAGATAAACTACCACAAGAAGAATCATTGGATTCTGAATCACTTTACTTTGTTAATTCAGCAAAACTAGCAATCAACAAAGCAAAGAGGTAGTAGCATGTTCAATGTAGTTAGAAATGAACCCAGCCCTGCTTCGTTAACTGTTAAACGAAGATACGATTCAGAAGATGTCTGGAGTGCATTAAATAAGGTATTCCACAAGAAATGCTACATCTGCGAAACTAGTGAACCTCTAGAAATTAATGTTGAACACTTCGTGCCACATAGGGGAGATGAAGACTTAAAATTTGATTGGAGTAACTTGTACTTCTCGTGTGGTCGTTGCAACAACATCAAACTTGCTAAGTATGATGACCTTCTCGACTGTTGTGACCCAGAAATAGATGTTGTTCGGGCAGTGAAGCATTTACCACCATCAACTCCACGTGCTAAACACCTTGAAATTGAAGCTCAACATCAAGATGATACAACTAAGCTAACAGCTGAACTCCTAAATAAAGTCTTTAATAGTGATCACACACCCAACAAAGCGGTTACGGGTGCATCCTTAAGAAAGAGCGTGTTTTCTCAATACAATCTATTGTTACAGCAATTGAACGTTTTCTACGACCCAATAGCATTACCCCAAGAAAAAGATATTGCCGTAGAGCGGATAAAGCTACTTCTTAAAGCGACCTCTCCCTACAGTGCATTTATAAGTTGGTGCATTATGGAAGATGAAGAGCTAGCTCCGATGCTTCATGATTTTATTGGTGTAGCTGAATAGATTCAAAATAAAAGAGCTGGCAATAGGTCAGCTCTCTCCATCATTTGACCTCATTATCGCTAGGTTAAGAACGAATCTTAATTTGTTGATATTTTTTTGATCTGCGCCGTGATCATATCGGGGTTAGATTCATCTTTTTCTTCAAATTTTCGGTTTAAAGATTTGATAATATGACCATATCTCAGCTTATAATCACCTATTATCTGACTCCATTCTTTTACCCAAATTCGCATGTTTCCTGTTTTAAGAACTAATCCTGACTTACCATGGATTTTATTACTATCTAACTCAGTTCTAATGCTGAAATTATTTTGCGAATTTTTTGATATTTGGTTTCCAACTAATACAAAATCCCAGTGGTCATTCTCAGTATCAAAATGCTCCTCAGATCTAATAACATTCATGTAGTTTTTTATCTGCTGAAGTTCTTTATCTGTTAATTTCACAGATGGTCTCTTTAGCTCAATTACAGTATTTTTGAAGTAAGAGTCGCCTTGTAAATACATTGGAGACTTTTGAGATGCAAGTATGTCCATTTCTTTATTTTTGTGTTTATGAACGATTGAGTACTTATCAAAATGTTTAGTAGGGAATATTTCATTATCAATATCATCCTCAATTTCAAGATCTTCATCTTTGAATTTCAGATACTTCCTTAAGGCTTTATCAAATTTCTCTTCTTCAGTAGTTAATACATTAAATTCTTCACCAAAAATCCACATATTTGATTCTACTATTTTCTGAATATGGGCGACCTCGTAGGTGTCATTCTTATTCGTTAATAGCTTTTCAAACATATCTAAGACTTCCAGTCTGCCCTCCAACTGCTTAATGGTTTGCACTATGTTGGTCATCGTGACTTTTTCTAAGGTGTTGGACAACATATTCATGTCACTTTCTGACAAAGATATAACACCATTTAAAACTTCAAATAGACTATCAGGGTCATCAGAATTAACTATTCTATCTATTAATTTCACCAAAATAGCTTTTTGCTTTTTATTTGCTAGCTCAGTAAATACTGAAGAGTCTGCTTGATAAATCACTTTAATAGCATCTTTTAATTGTTGACTTTTAAATTTATTCAATGGGTTAATTGAGTTCGAATTAGATATAATTCCATCTCGTTCATACTCTTCAATCAGCTCATCAATAGCACTTCTTTTTAACTCAAGGTATTTTGAATCAAGACTGTTTTTTGCTATTTTTTTTATTTTAGTGAACTTTTCAGAATTCGTATCAACATTATTAGTTAGTAGTCCATCCTGGTTAGCTACAAATTGAGAAAACCACTCTGATTTGACAATGCAAGAACAGCTAAACGAGTTCCTAGATTTATAACTAGCTTTAGCAACTACGTTATTTTTCAAGTCACAAAAATAGATATGTGGTTTTTCAGTAAGTATCTTACTCTCCCAAACTACAACATTAAAATTAACATTTTCACCTAACACATTCTCGTTAAGTTCTGAATCATCAATCATGGATGGAGAGTTTAAGTTATGACTATTTACCTTAATTTTAACATTTGGTTTTAGCTTAGTTATCCAGCAAACATTCGTCTCCAAATAGCTAACAAAAACGTCATTAAATTCATTGAGAGTCAAGTTCAATTCATTGAACGTTACGTTGGTACCTGTCGGATATACAATGGATTCATCGTCAATTGGTTCGATAATAAACTTATCCAGGGAGCCATCTGTAATTTGTATCTGAATCGTTTCATCATTGTTCTTATGTTTACTAATCCATGAGGCTTGACGGCAAAACTTGAAAAAGCTCAACCGACCACGACCATGCTTACCTCTAATCAATGGATCATCGGAGTGTTTTTTAGAAGAGTTTTCGAATTCATCAAACGGAGATATACCTCTATTCACCTCAATGCCAGAACCATTATCAGAAATAGTTATATCTGTTACTTGCTCAAGCTCATGATTAACTCGAACATTAATCTCTACCTCAGTAGCTCCTGAATCCAACGAATTCCAAACATACTCAGCAAACGCTTTCGCTTTATTCGTTTTCTTAAACTTCCCCCTAACACCATTGTTAGAAGCAGATAATTTTTTTTCTGTCATTTTTAAACTCGTCTGATTGAGCAATGTAACTTGTTGTATTTTCGACTATTAAATTAAATTCGTCAAACTTTCATTCAACACTTTTAAACATACACTCCAAATAAATTTTGCAATTAAAACCTACAACGTAAAACTTAACGGCCTTCGTACTAATTTTATAACCTAGACATGAAGCTATACGCAAAAGCCAACCGTAAATTAGAAGAAGATAAAAAAGCTCTGTAACCAGACAGCAGGCGCTCTCTTTGAAATAGCTAAGAACCCATCATAAAAGCAAAGCTCCACCCAGTCCTATTTATAAATGCTAGGGCTTTTTAGTGCTCAAAAACCTGCTCAAAAACTCTTTATAAATACTTGTATATGAGAAATGCATCTTCTCATGCACCCCTGATTCCTACTAGTAAGCCGTGCTAGTGGTGCAAAAGTCGGCAATTCTAAATTTACAAAAGGCAAGACAATATGAGAAAGCACGCAGGTGGTAGACCGGAGCGATTTGATGAGACAGCCAGTATCGAACTGGCTATCTGGTCGTGCTTAGGTATCAAATCAATTAGTTCATTGGCTCGTGAAAACAATTGTTCACGAAACACAGTAAAGAAACACGTTAATCGATTCAAAGAACGTTTAGGAGTACTTGGTTATGCAAATTAACTTGAATCACGTTCAACGTGATAGCTCAAACAAGTGGTTATTGAGTGCTGTTCTCGATGCCATCCAGTATCAAGATCCACCAGCATTTCAAGCTGCTTGTCGAACTGCTGGTGGACTCAATCAATGGCTAGACGATGATGAGTTAGAAACGCTTCTATCTGCTCATGAGAACGAACTTAAACAAGCTCAGCAACAGATGGACTATGCACAGCTCAAAAAGGCTAGAGAAGCTTCTCAAGTACTCTATGCCTACAGCAAAGCAAACGACGAACTTAAATACTCTGTTGGTCGTACGACCATTGACCGTGAACAAATGACTTTTACTAATTCTCAATTCAAGAGCTGGGTTCAACGTCAGTTAGATCGTAATGACATTACGGTGTCACAAAGAGAAGATCTATTAGCCGCCAACTATTGGCTAGCAAAAGCCGAAACAATAATTATTAGAAACGGGATTTGAATATGTATTTCCAAGAAATGAAAAAAGCAGCTTCAGCATTAGATGGTGCTTTTTTTTACAGCGTAGTTAGTCGTCTAGTAACTTTAGAGCTTAAATCACCTAAGGCAACTAAAGCGTACCAGTCAAAATTTGAAAGTACTTTAGAGCTTAAAACAATCAATCAACTATCAAACACTGAACGTCGAATCGGCAGTAAAAACACAATGCAAGACCTTGCCGACGACATCAAGTACTTACTTCATGGGAAGCATTTAGACCAGTTCATGCGAGAAAACGAACACTACTCAAGCATGCCAAAGCCAGAAGTTAAAACTGACAGTCGTGCCTTTCGAGAGTGGCTTAAATCAAACAAATCAAACTTAGCGGTGTAGTAATGAAGACGAAAGATCAGAAAATTGAAGAACTCGAAACTGCTTTAATAGCGGCTAAACTGAAGATTGAACGACTTACAGAAGAGCAAGACTATCAACCACCAATTGTATCGACTCTAGAAGTTGAACCAGTTGAATTAATCTCATTCAGACAACACTGCCGAGCAGTCGAAGAAGAGATCGAAAGCAGTAACTACTTGTCTAGTGGTGTATCAGATGCGTTAAGCGAGTTACGTTGGATGGTGATCAACTGTCAAAAAATCAGTCAAAGTATAGATTATGAAAAGCAACTAATGAGAACTAAAGCGGTGAATGCTTCAGACAAGTATACGGGTCAACTTGCACGTGATATTGCTAAAAAGTCAGTACTTGGTTCGAAAGTCGCTACCCAACTAGCCGTTTTCAACGCTCTGTTTGAGTTGGACCGAATACAAGTAGAAATGGATATCACTGAGTTTGAAGAATATTTATTGAACCATGATGCAACTTCATTGCTTGCTAACTCAAGTGGTAAATTATCAGATTTAGTCGCTTTGAGAAAAGCGAAGATGAATGGCTCGTTTGATCAAATCGAAGAGATAATCGACAAGGTTCTGGATGGCGGAAGTGCTTGATATTGAGCGAGAAGAGCTACTTGGTTTGATACGAATTCATCAAGCTCTTATTGAAGAGCTAGACAACAACGACAATCTAGTATTGAAGTCTGCCGTCACAAGACGCAAGAAGAAAGTAAATGAACTTACGAAAGAAGTTCACGCTATAGAAATGGCGATAAAAACGACAAAAGCGAGCTAGTAGCTCGCTTTTTTAGGTCTAATATGCATTAGCTCATACTCGTTCTGACAGCTTTGCTGATAAATCACGATAAAATCGTACACACCTTCCGTTGGCATCGTGACTCAAAACTGGACAAAACCTTGTCAGCTTAAATGACTTAGTTGCATCAAGATAAGATATGAAAAAGTATCTTGAAACTCTAGTCTCTTGTTATAGTCGCCCTGTCTTATTCGGGCATTGTTCATTACAAAAATCCCGTGCACCCGTAATTATTTCAACAACTGAAGTGCCATCACTACTTGCTATCTTTTGAGGACAAATCCAGTCATAAAAGCCAAGATAATCATTCGCGACAATCTTGGTTAAGCGCTCGTAACCTTCATTTAGCGACAATGGCTTCTTAGACAGTACTTTCCGACCTTGTCGCTCCTCTTTAAATGCATGTCCAACATATATACTACGAAATTTATAGATGTTTCTTATCTCAACCTCCTTCTTGACCCGCTTCAAGTCTTCATACAAAGGCTTTGGCATAGCTTTAAATTCTTTAGAGTATTCTACGAAAATTTCATCGAATTTACATAATGCAATTATGATATGTGACAAACACATTCTATTAATTGCTAAATATGTTGGATTCTCAGGAACAAATTCAGGGAATTGATCAAATTCTTTAAATACAGCAGAAGGAGCAGTCATATCAACCAACAGGTCAGTTAATAACCACGACATTTCTTCGTATCTTCGACTCATAAATTTTCCTTGTAGGCTATAACGCTTTGTTAAGTTGCAGCTAACTGCCACTACACTCAAGCAAAGCACCGTAATCACTAAACTCAAACCGAACCAAAAATGCCATAGGTTAGCTGTCAGCTTGAACAATTTGTTATGTTGGATTGGAGGCTATCGGAGGGTTTATAAAGAGGAGGATTACAACCCTCCTCTTTAAAGGTCACATAAATAGAACAATAATTAAAGCTGATGCTCTAATTATTGCTGCGATATCAATAGCAACCTGTAAGTTCCGAGTTTTCACAGTAAACATAAGTTTCGCCTGATAGTACTCGAGCCGGCTCAAGATGGAATCCTGAGATTTACGTGGCTGGCCACCACGCACATTAGATGATTTGCGATCAATCAAATGCGATTTTTGCTTTCAGTACGAGTAAAAGCATCAGAGTGTCGTACCACCTAAATCAAAGGTACTAGGCACAGCCCCTCCCAAAAACCGATGCACTCCTAGTGTCAGTCAAAGCCCATGCCTTCAGACACCTAACTCGATTATACCTTTACTGCCTCTGTATGCAACTCCATTAGTAAAACATAACGCCCTGTCAAGGTGTGAGCAACGCAATACTGGAGTTCCCGCAAAACACCTTAAACACAAAACGCAACGCATGGCAAAAATGCCAAGCGTTGCGAATCACTCTTAAACAGATTGTTATGTTGCTTATCGTGTTACCTTCGTTTGCCACACTCTAATAGGTTCACCGGTAGAATGATCAACACTATCTAATGTCGAGTCACCAAACAATTTCTGAGCTACAGCTAAAGAGGCTTCGTTAGAAATATCGACACTAGTTTCAATGTAATATTCCTTGAGTTTTTGACCTTTTTTGAACTCTTCTAGAACTTTCTCAATATATGGAACTGTAACGCCCGTACCGCGGAGTTCTTCTAGTGTTCCATAGTAGAGAGAGAAACACGGTAAACCATTTAGCTCTTCTGTACCGTTGAATACAACAGTCTGGAGAACTTTAAGTTTGGCTAGACGAGCG belongs to Vibrio splendidus and includes:
- a CDS encoding carboxypeptidase M32 translates to MSAFKKLVEHSQKCSRFQHLASICGWDQASMMPAGGNQARSEAMAELSVHIHGLMTQPQLGDWIADAENEALNGEQQSSLREIKRQWQQANLLPEKLVEAKSLAGSKCEHAWRSQRGNNDWVGFEKNWREVVELSREEAQIRADAANLTPYDAMLDIYEPGTSSASLDTLFADVKTWLPNLIDEVIEKQSSEQFNAPSGIYSTEKQKALGLEVMKLLQFDFEHGRLDESVHPFCGGVPSDVRITTRYDEAEFVQSLMGIVHETGHARYEQGLPKHLAGQPAGEARSMGIHESQSLFFEMQVGRSDPFIGHLANLAGQQFSGSEFEKDNFQKIYTRVKKDFIRVDADELTYPAHVILRYEIERDLINGKIKHTDVPELWNTKMQSYLGLSTQGNFTNGCMQDIHWTDSKCTVNNYRDGCLQDIHWTQGAFGYFPSYTLGAMYAAQFMTAMKKTVDVDGAIRSGDLSPIFNWLSEKIWSKGSLLTTDELVKQATGETLNANYFKEHLKSRYL
- a CDS encoding ATP-binding protein; this translates as MTEKKLSASNNGVRGKFKKTNKAKAFAEYVWNSLDSGATEVEINVRVNHELEQVTDITISDNGSGIEVNRGISPFDEFENSSKKHSDDPLIRGKHGRGRLSFFKFCRQASWISKHKNNDETIQIQITDGSLDKFIIEPIDDESIVYPTGTNVTFNELNLTLNEFNDVFVSYLETNVCWITKLKPNVKIKVNSHNLNSPSMIDDSELNENVLGENVNFNVVVWESKILTEKPHIYFCDLKNNVVAKASYKSRNSFSCSCIVKSEWFSQFVANQDGLLTNNVDTNSEKFTKIKKIAKNSLDSKYLELKRSAIDELIEEYERDGIISNSNSINPLNKFKSQQLKDAIKVIYQADSSVFTELANKKQKAILVKLIDRIVNSDDPDSLFEVLNGVISLSESDMNMLSNTLEKVTMTNIVQTIKQLEGRLEVLDMFEKLLTNKNDTYEVAHIQKIVESNMWIFGEEFNVLTTEEEKFDKALRKYLKFKDEDLEIEDDIDNEIFPTKHFDKYSIVHKHKNKEMDILASQKSPMYLQGDSYFKNTVIELKRPSVKLTDKELQQIKNYMNVIRSEEHFDTENDHWDFVLVGNQISKNSQNNFSIRTELDSNKIHGKSGLVLKTGNMRIWVKEWSQIIGDYKLRYGHIIKSLNRKFEEKDESNPDMITAQIKKISTN
- a CDS encoding HNH endonuclease family protein — encoded protein: MFNVVRNEPSPASLTVKRRYDSEDVWSALNKVFHKKCYICETSEPLEINVEHFVPHRGDEDLKFDWSNLYFSCGRCNNIKLAKYDDLLDCCDPEIDVVRAVKHLPPSTPRAKHLEIEAQHQDDTTKLTAELLNKVFNSDHTPNKAVTGASLRKSVFSQYNLLLQQLNVFYDPIALPQEKDIAVERIKLLLKATSPYSAFISWCIMEDEELAPMLHDFIGVAE
- a CDS encoding AAA family ATPase: MSGYLTKIKTKIPYANKEVDIDVNGKTLILTGGNGCGKTQLLKLIYEKLKTSVVDRQNFNLTDVKNNLRHHQNQLNSIGPAHQSYQHFLKQVEIYTQQIENISNPPIEVRNLEEFVVNYQELKALLVEFEAMRESKIIKPSSVSSINSLREQDKKIIQQHQLNKTSTSTLFEQFLVTNKANQAFSESEKINNNPEEAARIDKWFNKIESDLRDLFEDQDLQLVFQSESFSFEIHQPRKEPYTFQTLSSGFSSIMTVYADLITKVSLRSIDPEELTGVVLIDEIDAHLHVSLQKKILSFLTTAFPKVQYIVTTHSPFVVSSVNDAVIYDLSNLEQVEDLSMYSYEAVLEGLFGVLPISSSLKKSIDDLAKLLEKRPFDPEKVQSLLDKLPQEESLDSESLYFVNSAKLAINKAKR
- a CDS encoding LysE family translocator, with translation MDILNFEAFLIAITILTLTPGLDTALVIRNTSRSGLPDGVMTSFGICSGLYVHAFFSAVGISAILAQSAELFQAVKMVGAVYLIWLGLSSLRALMKNGGGLKVGEQAQQAYSAKRSLREGFLSNVLNPKTAVFYLAFLPQFVNPEGSPLLQSMLMASVHFMIAMVWQCGLAGALNSAKNLLKNASFMKWMEGVTGMVLVGLGVKLLMEEPV
- a CDS encoding aerolysin family beta-barrel pore-forming toxin, coding for MISINRSLLATAVLSVLSTGVNAKVYPDQIVFDQLGEDVCRSGYRPLDRYEAEEQKSALVARMGTWQITGLKGNWVIMGPGYHGEIKQSNSGSTFCYPNNDQSEIPNYSAKAVTEGSEIDVEYDLVNNRNDFVRPLSYLAHNLGYAWVGGNNSQYVGEDMTIKRSGDSWVIQGNNSGSCDGYRCNEKTKITVDNFTYTVNDNNFWHGDVVESDRELVKTVYATARNRSDIAQQVVVDLKVDESTNWSKTNSYGFSESVQTENTFKWPLVGETKLTIKLEANQSFAETNGNSTSEQVTLQARPMVPANSELPIRVELYRSTISYPYRFNADISYDVEFNGFLRWGGNAWHSHPDNRPYKVHTFTMGRSSNESADIRYQWDHRYIPGETKWWDWGWAIKEAGLSSMQYATGGSLRPFHSYVSGDFNAESQFAGTIEIGQATPITNSVRSKRSVDSVNETTERIGDIEVTTNFNADELSDLGFEGAEMNISVVE